The following are encoded in a window of Microcaecilia unicolor chromosome 14, aMicUni1.1, whole genome shotgun sequence genomic DNA:
- the LOC115457091 gene encoding olfactory receptor 11H6-like, which yields MQGGNQTMVKEFILRGFSINGAGQSVIFTLVLVIYILTLIGNITIVRLVWSNPTLQKPMYMFIANLSFVEIWYTTSTVPKIMAGFLTKNNYISFTGCFLQYFFFFSLGTTECFLLAVMGYDRYLAICHPLRYSMLMSSRKCLCLGASCWIGGFVWTVVPVSLISQLPFCGENEIDHILCDTGPLLEIACVRDFMTEVASSVSSSSMLLFTFLCTCISYAFIIHTIVRIPSSSGRHKAFSTCASHLTVVILIFGCAMYMYVRPTGKHPLHYDKLLTTIYTIVTPFLNPIIYSLRNQEFVNVVKKVMRH from the coding sequence ATGCAGGGAGGAAATCAAACGATGGTGAAAGAGTTTATCCTCCGTGGATTCTCCATCAATGGGGCTGGACAATCAGTTATATTTACACTAGTACTAGTAATCTACATTCTCACATTGATTGGGAATATAACAATCGTCAGGTTGGTGTGGTCCAACCCAACTCTTCAGAAGCCCATGTACATGTTCATTGCAAACTTGTCTTTTGTCGAAATCTGGTACACAACTAGCACTGTACCGAAAATCATGGCTGGCTTCCTCACTAAAAATAACTACATTTCCTTCACTGGCTGCTTCTTGcagtattttttcttcttttctttgggTACCACTGAGTGCTTCCTTCTTGCCGTCATGGGCTATGATCGCTATCTAGCCATCTGTCATCCCCTCCGCTACAGTATGTTAATGAGCAGCCGGAAATGCTTGTGTCTTGGCGCTTCTTGCTGGATCGGTGGATTCGTTTGGACTGTGGTGCCTGTAAGCTTAATATCCCAGCTGCCTTTCTGTGGAGAAAATGAAATTGATCACATCTTGTGTGATACAGGACCATTACTGGAGATTGCTTGTGTGAGGGATTTTATGACAGAAGTCGCCTCTTCCGTTAGCAGCTCATCAATGCTCCTCTTTACCTTCTTATGTACTTGTATCTCTTATGCTTTTATTATACACACCATAGTAAGAATTCCTTCCTCATCTGGCCGTCATAAAGCCTTTTCCACCTGTGCCTCTCATCTCACTGTGGTGATTTTGATCTTTGGATGTGCTATGTACATGTATGTTAGGCCAACAGGGAAGCATCCGTTACATTATGATAAATTGTTGACTACAATCTACACAATTGTAACTCCTTTTCTAAATCCCATAATCTATAGTCTACGGAATCAGGAGTTCGTGAACGTAGTGAAAAAGGTCATGAGACATTAA